Below is a genomic region from Virgibacillus dokdonensis.
AGCTGAACAATTCTAAGTGAGAGATAATAGCATCTAAATTCCCTTTTTCGTAAGCGGCTTTTAGGTCATACCCTTGGATGCTCACAATGAGTGAGGATGAAAGGCATCCACTTTATGTTTTTTTATGCGAGCTTAGGGGAATAGCTAGTAAAAAACAATTTGGGCGTTGTAGTTTTTAGATCAGCGAATTTTTTAAGTAGAACCATCTATGTTTCATGGTATTGCTGTCTTGAAAAGCGAGAATAATGAGTCAGCTTATAAAACATAGCAAAATGGATTAATAGGAAATGCATGAAGGGAAGTTGCTTCATGAGAAAATATGAAACTGCGGTACTTTTATATAATGGAAATGCAGATGAAGAAGAAATGAGAACAAAATTAACGCAAATCGTTGCAAATTTATCTTTAGCAATTAAACAATTGCATTTGTTACAGACAGATTCCATTGAAGATGTGAAAGAGGCTTGTGTACGATATGCCGCTAAAGTGGATGTATTACTTGTTTTAGGAGGAGATGGCACAGTACATGCATGTATTAACGCTATCTCTCCTTTAAAGAAGCGCCCTATTATTGGTATATTGCCTGGGGGAACGTGTAATGATTTTAGTCGTGTACTTCATATGCCACAACAATTAGGGGAAGCTGCCTCCTCCATTGTAGACGGAGAGGTTGTGGAGATCGATGTAGGAAAGGCTGATGACAGATACTTTCTTAATTTTTGGGGGATTGGCTTAATTGCTGAAACATCCCAAAATATTGATCCTAATCAAAAGAAAAACTTCGGTGTACTTAGTTATTTTATGAGTACATTAAAAAGCCTTTCCCAAGCAGAAAGTTTTTCCTATCAAATAACTACAGATGAGCAGAATTTTGCAGGGGAAGCTGTAATGATTGTTGCATTAAACGGAAGGTTTTTGGGTACGCAAGAAGTCCCGATTTCAAGTTTACAACCTGACGATGGAAAACTAGATATCCTCATTGTAAAAAATTCCAACCTTGCTTTTTTTCGTGATTTATTGGCTATGAACGATCCGAACAAAAAACTAAAGGAATTAAATGAAATGATGTATGTGCAAACGACTTATTTGCAAGTAACTACTGAAA
It encodes:
- a CDS encoding diacylglycerol/lipid kinase family protein, with the translated sequence MRKYETAVLLYNGNADEEEMRTKLTQIVANLSLAIKQLHLLQTDSIEDVKEACVRYAAKVDVLLVLGGDGTVHACINAISPLKKRPIIGILPGGTCNDFSRVLHMPQQLGEAASSIVDGEVVEIDVGKADDRYFLNFWGIGLIAETSQNIDPNQKKNFGVLSYFMSTLKSLSQAESFSYQITTDEQNFAGEAVMIVALNGRFLGTQEVPISSLQPDDGKLDILIVKNSNLAFFRDLLAMNDPNKKLKELNEMMYVQTTYLQVTTENKKEIDMDGEIIATTPSEVEIIPKHLQMIRAK